The Rutidosis leptorrhynchoides isolate AG116_Rl617_1_P2 unplaced genomic scaffold, CSIRO_AGI_Rlap_v1 contig246, whole genome shotgun sequence genome has a window encoding:
- the LOC139882224 gene encoding uncharacterized protein: MVELKNKGKIFPSPTPPSNGDYLSFLKLLPAAIFTIVSVLSLEDREVFAYMITNSMKTTAAASKPIDSKRSRSSKKGSPANGGGGGAGAHKPPVFDCDCFECYRSYWIKWDSSPNRELIHQAIEAFEEHLTKGESEKSKKSPRTSKRRDKSNRRVADKPADVLGQHEKLLPVVAEDIKDISFIEEVEKDSSFTTINVSLNNGAGSSVNDSPLPEPVNVDEGTVIVQRTAASGNSHKGLARKVLPDVLGLFNSRLWNLWGPNV; encoded by the coding sequence ATGGTGGAGCTTAAAAACAAAGGGAAGATCTTCCCTTCCCCAACTCCTCCTTCAAATGGTGACTACCTCTCCTTCCTAAAGCTTCTTCCTGCTGCCATTTTCACCATCGTTTCGGTCCTTTCCCTCGAAGACCGTGAAGTTTTCGCTTACATGATTACAAACTCCATGAAAACCACCGCCGCTGCCTCCAAGCCCATTGATTCCAAACGGTCGAGATCCTCGAAGAAAGGAAGTCCTGCTAATGGTGGTGGCGGAGGAGCTGGGGCACACAAGCCTCCTGTTTTTGATTGCGACTGTTTCGAGTGTTACCGGagttactggataaaatgggattCTTCCCCGAATCGTGAACTCATACATCAAGCCATTGAAGCCTTTGAAGAACACTTGACAAAGGGTGAAAGCGAGAAATCAAAGAAGAGTCCGAGAACGAGTAAGAGAAGGGACAAATCGAACCGCCGTGTCGCCGATAAACCTGCCGATGTTTTGGGTCAGCACGAGAAATTACTACCCGTTGTGGCTGAAGATATCAAAGATATCTCTTTTATCGAGGAAGTTGAGAAAGATTCATCTTTTACGACTATTAATGTTAGTTTGAATAACGGTGCTGGGTCGTCGGTAAATGACTCTCCGTTGCCGGAGCCGGTGAATGTCGATGAAGGAACGGTGATAGTTCAACGGACGGCGGCGAGCGGAAACAGTCATAAGGGATTGGCCAGGAAAGTATTGCCGGACGTATTGGGGTTATTCAATTCTCGTTTATGGAATCTTTGGGGTCCGAATGTTTAG